A window of the Lolium perenne isolate Kyuss_39 chromosome 7, Kyuss_2.0, whole genome shotgun sequence genome harbors these coding sequences:
- the LOC127314784 gene encoding tyrosine--tRNA ligase 1, cytoplasmic yields MDPSTVPDASTGAASTDPSMVPDAPTAAEVAASSVDPSSAPDASSSAAGAAAEDLAGAVAGMTLDERFDLLMSIGEECIQPDELKRLLQNKTVPICYDGFEPSGRMHIAQGIVKTINVNKMIRAGCKVKIWIADWFAQLNNKMGGDLKKIQTVGRYMIEIWKAAGMNLDGVEFLWSSEEINRRANEYWPLVMDIGRKNNVKRITRCCTIMGRADNEELTAAQIFYPCMQCADIFFLKADICQLGMDQRKVNMLAREYCDDIKKKLKPIILSHHMLPGFKEGQEKMSKSDPSSAIFMEDDEAQVNVKIKQAFCPPNIVEGNPCLEYIKYIVFPWFERFEVIRKENNGGNKTFLSMDDLSADYASGALHPADVKPALAKAINEILKPVRDHFNTSNEAKVLLNTVKKYRVSS; encoded by the exons ATGGATCCCTCGACGGTCCCCGACGCCTCCACCGGAGCCGCATCCACGGACCCTTCGATGGTTCCCGACGCCCCCACCGCAGCCGAGGTCGCCGCCTCATCAGTGGACCCTTCCTCTGCTCCCGACGCCTCCTCTTCCGCTGCCGGTGCCGCCGCCGAGGACCTCGCGGGGGCCGTGGCGGGGATGACCCTGGACGAGCGGTTCGACCTGCTGATGAGCATCGGCGAGGAGTGCATtcagcccgacgagctcaagcgcCTTCTGCAGAACAAGACCGTCCCCATCTGCTACGACGGATTCGAGCCCTCCGGCCGCATGCACATCGCCCAG GGTATTGTGAAGACAATTAACGTTAACAAGATGATCAGAGCAGGATGCAAAGTGAAAATCTGGATAGCAGATTGGTTTGCTCAGCTAAACAACAAAATGGGTGGCGACCTAAAAAAAATCCAGACAGTCGGGCGCTACATGATTGAAATATGGAAAGCAGCTGGTATGAATCTCGATGGTGTTGAATTCTTGTGGTCTTCAGAAGAAATCAACAGGCGTGCAAATGAATACTGGCCACTTGTAATGGACATTGGCAGGAAAAATAATGTCAAGAGAATAACGAG ATGTTGTACAATCATGGGCCGTGCTGACAATGAGGAATTGACTGCTGCACAGATCTTCTATCCTTGCATGCAGTGTGCTGATATATTCTTCCTGAAG GCTGACATATGCCAGTTGGGCATGGACCAAAGGAAGGTTAACATGTTAGCAAGGGAATACTGCGATGACATTAAAAAGAAGCTCAAACCAATTATTCTGTCACATC ATATGCTCCCTGGGTTCAAAGAAGGTCAGGAGAAGATGTCAAAGAGCGATCCATCATCGGCTATCTTTAtggaagatgatgag GCTCAGGTAAATGTAAAGATAAAGCAAGCTTTTTGCCCGCCCAACATTGTCGAGGGTAATCCGTGTCTGGAGTACATCAAGTACATCGTTTTCCCTTGGTTTGAAAGGTTTGAGGTGATTCGGAAGGAAAACAATGGCGGTAACAA GACATTTTTAAGCATGGATGATCTCAGTGCTGATTATGCCAGTGGTGCTTTGCATCCTGCTGACGTTAAACCTGCTTTGGCCAAAGCGATTAATGAAATATTGAAG CCTGTTCGTGATCACTTCAACACCAGCAATGAGGCCAAAGTTCTCCTCAACACTGTTAAG AAGTACAGAGTAAGCAGTTAA